A window of the Candidatus Rokuibacteriota bacterium genome harbors these coding sequences:
- a CDS encoding DUF2283 domain-containing protein: MNNSYLEVTFRHGRALAAYLYLPRRPNDKSYRTERAAPGLVIDFNRNGKPIGIEITAPAKLSAGALNRVLRRLRLPTLTRADLAPLRAA; the protein is encoded by the coding sequence ATGAACAACTCCTACTTGGAAGTCACGTTTCGGCACGGTCGTGCCCTGGCGGCCTACCTCTACCTTCCACGGAGGCCGAACGACAAGAGCTATCGGACGGAAAGGGCGGCGCCGGGATTGGTGATTGACTTCAACCGAAATGGCAAGCCCATTGGCATCGAGATCACCGCACCAGCCAAGTTGTCCGCGGGGGCACTCAACCGGGTCTTGCGTCGGTTGCGCCTGCCGACCCTGACGCGCGCCGACCTAGCGCCCCTTCGAGCTGCGTGA